The following is a genomic window from Sphingobacterium spiritivorum.
GCCTATAAATAGCACTAAAGCTACTATTTTCTTTGTTTTCATTCAATCGCTTTATTAATACAACTTTAAACTTTTACATGCGCACTGTATATTTTATTCTACAGCACTGTCGCAAAACTAAGTCATTCTGTCTAGCAATCCAAACTTTTTGACGCAGATTTAACAATTCTTTAACCTTTTTTAACAATTCAAAACCGAAGCTTTCTGAGCTGTATAAGACAGTATTTCATTAAAAAGTTAACGAAATATAGCTTTAAAGGCGAATTTGATAAAAAAGATAAAATATTTTTGAATATTTCGAAATTAATATCCTACCTTTAGCACAAGCAAAAAACAGAAATGAATTTTAACACCATTACTACATCGATTATTATTACCACCGGGGGCATATACGCGGAGGAAGTAGTTTCTATGTATTAAAAAGTGTACATAATATTGATGAAAACGCCTTCCTCCGCAAAGAGGAAGGCGTTTTTTGTTTTAATCAGTCAACTAAACAGTATAATTAAATATGAAAGTTCTAAAATTCGGTGGTACATCAGTAGGCTCGGCAGACAGCATCCGCTCAGTGCTCGCCATTGTAACAGCCGCTTATCAGGCAGGAGAGAAACCCTTAGTCGTATTATCCGCTATGTCAGGCATTACCAATCTGCTAACGCAGATGGCGGAAGATGCTGCTGAAGGAAAACCATTTGAGTCCGGGATAAAAGTTCTGGAAGAAAAACACTTTGAAGTGGTCCGGAAACTGATCGCTGTAAAATTCCAGAATCCTGTTTTTACCAAATTGAAGTTGTTCTTCAATGAAATAGAAGATCTGCTTCAGGGAATCTATGCACTGAAAGAGCTGAGCAATCAAAGCCGGGATCTGGTGGTGAGTTATGGGGAGCGCTGCTCTACCTTTCTGGTGTCAAAAATAGCCGAACAGCATCTGGAGGAATCCTTGTTTGTAGACGCTTCACATTATATCAAGACAAATTCAAATTTTGGACATGCCAGTGTCAATGATGAGATCACCGATCAACTGATCCGTGCACTGGCCAATACTAATGCTGACAAACTGATGTTTGTAACCGGATTTATCGGTTCTAACGAAAATGGACGTATTACGACTTTAGGTCGGGGAGGATCAGACTATACAGCTGCTATATTCGGGTCTGTACTGAATGCTTCGGCTATAGAGATATGGACAGATGTAAACGGTATGCTGACTGCAGATCCGCGTATCGTGAAGAAAGCATTCTCTTTGCCAGTTCTCTCTTATACAGAAGCAATGGAGCTTTCCTATTTTGGTGCGAAGGTGATTTATCCGCCGACCATGATTCCTGCATTCCTGAAGAAAATTCCGATTATTATCCGTAATACATTCCAGCCGGAATTTGAGGGAACAGTTATTCAGTTTGACAGCGGAAAGACCAGTTATCCGATAAAAGGTATTTCTTCTATCAGCGATATCTCTGTGATCAATCTGAGCGGTTCAGGTATGATCGGCAAATCCGGTTTCAGCGGTCGTCTGTTCACCTTACTTGCACGCGAACAGATCAATGTCGTATTGATTACGCAGTCTTCTTCCGAGCACAGTATTACATTTGCCGTGCACCCGGATGATGCGCGCAAGGCTGTTCAGCTTATAGAAGCAGAGTTTGAGCTGGAACTGGAAGCAAATAAACTGGTACGGCCTGAAATTGAAAATGATCTTTCCGTACTTGCCATTGTCGGTGAGAATATGAAGAAAACCCCGGGAATGTCGGGCAAACTATTCGCCGCACTGGGAAGAAACGGTATCAATGTACGTGCAATTGCCCAGGGATCTTCTGAATTTAATATCTCGGTGATCATCTCCAAGATCGATCTTGCAAAGGCACTGAATGCGGTTCATGATGCTTTCTTTGCTGAACTCAAGAAAACGCTGCATGTCTTTAATCTGGGGACAGGGAATATTGGTTCGACATTGTTCAAACAATTGGAGAATCAGCATGATTTCCTTTCTGATAAAAATGATATTGATATCAAGGTAGTGGGGATATCGAATAGCCGGAAGATGGTTTTCAGTGAATCAGGGATCAATCTGGGTAACTGGGAAGAGGATCTGAACGAAAATGGTATAGATGCTGACTTGCCACTGTTTGTAGAGAAGATGAAAGCAATGAATCTGCCTAACTGTGTTTTTATAGATAATACAGCAAGTAAAATCCCGTCTTCCTATTATGAAGATATCTTCAGATCCAATATATCCATTGTAACCTGCAATAAGATTGCAAATTCGGGCAAATATGAGCAGTATAAGTCTCTGCATGACACTGCGCGTAAATATGGTGTAGATTTCTTTTATGAAACAAATGTCGGTGCAGGACTGCCCATTGTACGGGTTCTTAAAGATCTGATGATGAGCGGAGACCGTATTATCAAGATAGAAGCGATCCTGTCCGGAACAATATCCTATATTTTCAATAACTTTAAAGAAAATGCTTCGTTCTATGACGTGGTTATGAAAGCACAGGAACTGGGGTATACAGAGCCTGATCCGCGTGATGACCTCGGAGGAGTGGATTTCATGCGTAAGATGCTGATTCTGGCGCGTGATGCAGGTCATGCCATTGAATCTGAAGATGTAGATCTGGGCGCCATTCTGCCTGAAGCCTGTCTGAAAGCAGATAGTGTGGCTTCTTTTTATGAAGAACTGAAAAAAGAGGATGCGTATTTCGAGGCATTAAAAGCAAAAGCTAAGGCTGAGAATAAAGTAATCCGTTATATCGGTAAACTTGAAAATGGGAAAGTGGCTATTTCAGTACAATTAGTGGATGAGACGCACCCTTTCTATTCACTTTCGGGAAGCGACAATATTATCTCCTTTACAACCGAACGCTATAAGGAACGTCCTCTCGTTGTCAAAGGACCGGGAGCAGGTGCTGAGGTAACAGCTGCAGGTGTATTTGCGGATCTGGTGAATGTCGGTGCTTAATCCTGATGACTGAAATACAATTACTGAATATTAATTACTATACATACACAATGGAACTATCGCAACTGAAAAAAGATATCAATCTGGAAAAGATGTTGGATGAAATAAGGGTTTTTGCGCCGGCAACGGTTGCCAATATGATCTGCGGATTTGATATTCTGGGTTTCGCACTGGACGAACCGGGCGATGAAGTCATCATGAAAAGGGTCTCAACACCCGGGGTAGTGATTACCGAGATAACAGGTGACGACGGCCGTTTGCCTTTAGATCCTGAAAAAAATACAGTATCGGCATGTGTGCAATTTCTGCTGCATAATCTGGGATTGCAGCATGAAGTAGGTGTCGAAATCAAATTACACAAACATATGCCTATTGGTTCCGGACTAGGTTCCAGTGCTGCCAGCACTGTTGCAGGTCTCTTTGCCATCAATGCGCTGTTAGGAAGCCCGCTTTCTAAGGAAGAGCTTCTTCCTTACTGCGTAGAGGGAGAACGACTGGCCTGCGGTACAGGTCACGCAGACAATGTAGCTCCTGCTCTTTTTGGAGGCATTACACTGATTCGCAGCACAGAACCTCTGGATGTTATATCCCTGCCGACTCCGAAAGAGTTATATGCAGCGGTCGTGTTTCCGCAGGTAGATGTCCCGACAAGAGATGCGCGTCAACTCATCAAAGAAAAAGTATTACTGAAAGACGCTGTCACACAATGGGGAAATATTGCGGGACTCGTAGCCGGCCTGTTCAAGGAAGATTATGACCTTATAGCAAGAAGTATGCATGATGTATTGATCGAACCTACACGCGCTATTCTGATTCCGCAATTTTATGAAATGAAGCAAATAGCGCTGGACGAAGGCGCATTGAGCTTTGGTATATCGGGCTCAGGGCCGTCTGTAGTAGCCGTGACAAGAGATAGAACCATAGCTGAAAATATCAAAGCACGTATACAGCATCACCTGAATGAATCCGAAATAGAAAGTTTCGGATATGTATCATCCGTCAATGTAGAAGGACCTAAAGTTTTAAACTAACAGAAAATGAAATTATACAGTACTCAGAATAAAGATCTGCGTGTATCCTTCAAAGATGCCGTATTCAATTCACTGCCTGCAGACAAGGGACTTTATATGCCCGAGGTGATCCCTCAGCTGGATCCCATGTTTATCCGTAACATTCAGCAATACTCTTTAGAAGAGATTGCATTTACGGTTGCCCATGCTTTGATCGGGCAGGATATCCCGGCTGATGATCTTAAAAAGATCATTAAGGATGCCATTAATTTTGATGCTCCTGTCCGCTTTCTGAGCAAAGATACAGCGGTATTGGAATTGTTCCACGGTCCGTCTTATGCTTTTAAAGATTTCGGAGCTCGCTTTATGAGCCGTGTTATGGGCTATTTCTCTCAATCTGATGATAAGTTGTTAGATGTACTGGTGGCTACATCAGGTGATACCGGAGGAGCTGTAGCATTAGGCTTTTTAGGTGTAGAAGGGACAAGAGTAACGATTCTGTATCCAAAAGGAAAAGTTTCCGAAGTACAGGAACAGCAGCTTACCACCAACGGGCAGAATATCCGGGCACTGGAAGTAGACGGTACGTTTGATGATTGCCAGGCGCTGGTGAAGAAGGCATTTAATGATGCTGAATTGAATAGGGAATTAAGATTGACATCCGCCAATTCTATTAATATTGCACGTCTTATTCCGCAAACCTTTTATTATTTCTATGCCTATGCGCAATTGAAGGCACAGGGAATCAATCAGGTTGTCTTCAGTGTGCCAAGCGGCAATTTTGGAAATATAGGTGCCGGATTGCTGGCCTATAAGATGGGGCTTCCTGTTGAAAAATTTGTGGCCGCAACCAATGTCAATGATACAGTTCCGCGTTTCTTGTCTTCCGGACAATACCAGCCTAAGCCTTCTGTACAGACACTTGCCAATGCTATGGATGTCGGTGATCCGAGTAATTGGGTGCGTATTCTGGATCTGTTTGATCAGGATCCGGAAGCCTTGAAAAAGGTTGTTACATCCTATACTTACGATGATGATGCGACTAAGGCTGCTATGAAACAGCTTTATCTGGAATATCAATATGTCGCTTGTCCGCATACCGCTATTGCCTGGTTAGCTTCACAAGCTTATCTTGGCGAACATCCGGGACAGTATGCTTCCGTATTTCTTTCTACTGCGCATCCCTGCAAATTTCCGGATGCTATCGATGCAGATGTATTCGAAAAGGTTAAACTTCCGGAAGGAGCGGAGTTGCTGTCCGGAAAGGAAAAACTGGCAAAAGAATTACCGGTTGATTACGACTTGTTCAAAGCCTATTTGTTAGAAAATAAATAAACATTAAATGGCTTCTTTCAGAAGCCATTTAATGTTTTACGAAAATCATATACTTGTTACGAAGTGCTGTCTCCTTTTTTTAATATTTGCTTACCTTTGCGACGATGAAATCAGTCATTCTGAATAAGGGCAAGGATAAAGCTGCCTGGCAACTGCACCCCTGGGTATTTTCCGGAGCAGTAAACAATGTCTCCGGCAATGTAGAAAACGGAGAAGTCGTATCTGTATTCAACAGCGATCGTGAATTTATTGCTTATGGTATTTACCATAACCAATCGCGTGTTGCTGTTCGTTTGCTGGAATGGCATCCGGATGCGGCTATTGATGAAAATTGGTGGCGCAATCGCATCCGTAAGGCTGTGGAAGCCCGTCAGCATCTTTTGACAACTGAGACCAATACTGTTCGTCTGATTTTTGCAGAAGCAGATTTTATCCCCGGACTTATTGCAGACAAATACGCCGATTACATTTCTATTCAGGTGCATGCTGCAGGTACGGAAAATGTAAAAGCGGTGATAATAGATGAACTTACCCGGTTACTTCAACCCAAAGGAATATATGAACGCAGTGATCTGAAGTCCCGTGAGTACGAAGGTCTTCCAAATACTAACGGTCTCCTGTCCGGAGAATTACCTCCGGAGTTTGTCGATGTCGTAGAGAATGGTATCCGTTATAAGGTGAATATTATAGATGGACAAAAATCCGGTTTCTATTGCGATCAGCGTGAAAACAGATATCTGACTGCACAATATGTGAAAGACAAAAGAGTACTGGACTGCTTTTGTTATTCAGGAGGTTTTACTTTGAATAGCATTCAGCAAGGTGCGGCTGCGGTTACTGCTGTGGACAGTTCGGCTCTGGCGATCGAAACATTGGAACGCAATATGGTTGTCAACGGATTTGAGACTTCCGCTCATCGGTTTATCTTATCGGATGTGAATAAGCAGTTGCGTACTTTTATTGAAGAGGAAGCGAAATTTGATGTCGTGATCCTGGATCCGCCCAAATACGCACCTTCAAGATCTTCATTGGAAAAAGCATCCAGAGCCTATAAAGATCTTAACAGAAGAGGCATGATGCTATTGGAAAGCGGCGGATTGCTTGCTACTTTCTCCTGTTCAGGAGCCATGGATATCAGTACATTCAAACAGGTCATTGCCTGGGCTGCACTCGATGCAGGTAAGGAAATTCAGTTTATAAGACAATTTCATCAACCTGAAGATCATCCCGTCCGGGCTTCCTTCCCCGAAGGGGAGTACCTCAAAGGTTTATTGGTACGAATACTTTAACAATATTTTGGAAGGCTGTAGAGGAACAGCCTTTTTGTTTTTAATTTATATTTTATTATGGTTGCTAATTTTAAAGATAACAAACCTGTTTTTTCAATTCTTTTTGCCGTAAGTTTTATTCACCTGCTCAATGACTTTGTTCAGGGCATTATTCCTTCTGTGTATCCTTTACTGAAGGACGAGCATCATCTTACCTTCTCCCAGATCGGGATGATCACCTTTGTGTATCAGATGGCCGCATCTATCTTTCAACCCGTAGTAGGGTCTTTCACAGATAAGCGACCTCAGCCGTATTCTCAGATTATCGGGATGGCATTTTCATTAGTAGGACTTATCCTGTTTTCGTATGCACATAGTTATGAGATTATTCTGATAGCTGTGTTTCTTGTAGGTGTCGGATCTTCTATTTTTCATCCAGAGTCGTCCAGGGTAGCCTACATGGCTTCCGGAGGAAAAAGAAGTCTTGCTCAGTCTATCTTCCAGATCGGTGGTAATGCCGGAACAGCGCTGGCACCTATTCTGGTTGCATTTTTTATTCTTCCCAAAGGGCAGCAAGCCATTGTCTGGTTTGCGATTGTCCCTATTTTAGGTAAGGTAGTTGCACTGTATATCGGTAAATGGTACAGCCGTAAATTAGAGCACCGTACCACCGTCAAGAATAAGACGATCAGCGTACCGGATCTTTCTAACAAGAAAATCACTTTGTCCGTCGTAGTCTTGCTGCTGCTGATCATTTCTAAATATTTTTATATTGCCAGTATTACCAACTATTTTCAGTTCTTCACGATGGAGAAATTTGGTATCTCTGAAGTACAGGCACAGGTATTCTTATTTTACTTTCTGATAGCAGTGGCAGTAGGGACGTTGTTGGGAGGTATATTCGGTGACCGTTTTGGCCGTAAATATGTGATCTGGTTTTCTGTACTGGGTGTAGCACCGTTTTCATTAGCTCTTCCGTACGTTGACTTTACGACGACTGGTATTCTTATCGTGATTATCGGATTGATCCTGTCTTCTGCATTTCCTTCCATTATTGTATATGCGCAGGAGCTGCTTCCCCGTAAGTTAGGAATGGTGTCAGGATTGTTTTATGGGTTTGCTTTTGGTATGGGAGGCTTGGGATCTGCATTGTTAGGCTGGTACGCAGACCATACTTCTATCACCTTTATCTATCATATCTGTTCGTACTTACCATTGATCGGTATTGTGGCCTATTATCTTCCTGATCTGCAAAAAACGACATACAGAGAAGTCGAATTCTGATCTCCTGTAATGTATAAACCGGTTTAAAAGTAAAAAGACCTCGTTAGCTGCTATTGTTAACGAGGTCTTTTTAGTATGGGTAAGGCGGATACGTATAAATTTCCGGTATACAGGATTATTTAATGGTATTTAACCAGGATTCTGCCATTAATGTTGCTCCTGCAAGACTGGTATGTACGCCATCTGTAGTCCAGTAATTACCCGGAGCCTCAGCGAGTGCCTTGTCAAAAATAGTCTGATAAGGGATCAGGATCGCTTTAAATTCTTTCGCAACATCACGTGCCGCCTGTTGATAGCCTTCAAAAGCCGGATACCATGCATCAGTTACATGTTTTACCCCTTTCAGTCCAAAGGGTTCACCGATAATAAGCTGTACGTTAGGTAACTGTTTCAAGGTGTCGTCCAGCAGTTTCTGATACTGCTCTTTATACTGTTGTGCTGTATTGCTGGCGCCGCTATCCATTGTCCTCCAAAAGTCGTTAACACCGATCAGGATGCTCAGGATAGTAGGTTTGATATCAAAAGTATCCCTTTGCCAGCGTTTTTGCAGATCCGGTACCCGGTTACCGCTGATACCTTTATTGAAGATCTTAATGTTTTTGGATGCATGTTCGGACAACAGACTGCCTGCTGCTAACAGGGCATAGCCGCTTCCGAATGCGGAAGTTTCATTGGGATTAGGATTGTCCTTCTGACGACCGGCATCTGTAATGGAGTCTCCCTGAAAAAGTATGATATCATTTTTCCTAATGCTGATCTGATTACCTTTTGCAGGTAAGGACAAATTGTTTTCACGACCTTGTAGTAATGAGGTGCCGGCCACGGCTGCACCTACGGTAAGCAGACTTTTGCTGATAAAAGATCTTCTGTTTGTATTCATGATAGAGGTTTATGCTTATCTAATATAAGCATTGATTATTATAATTATAGTTTTAAAATGAGATTTATTTGGTAATAAGATCACAATAAAGGGTTGCATTTTTTTGTCCTTTTTTTGTGTACTCTCAGTGGAAGGTTTGCAGAGATTGTCTGTAACTGTAGTCATTAGCTATTGCAGAGCTGGATTTTTACGAATAAATATCCGTCAGAAAATATGAAATAAATAAGGGAACATCTGATATGTTCCCTTATTTGTATATACTAAGTATATTTTTCTACTCCTGCCAGAATAATAGTACAGGCTTCTCTGATCTGATCTGTACTGATGTTCAGCGGAGGTGCTACCCTAAGTGCTGTCTCGCAGTGCAGGTACCAGTCTATCATCACACCGTGTTCAGCACAATACTTACTAACCTGGTAGACCTGATCAAAATTTTCCAGTTGCAGACACATCATCAGTCCTAATCCACGTATCTCTTTAATTTTAGGATGCTGGAGCAACTGACGGAAAAGCAATGCTTTCTCCTCTACCTGTTCAATCAGTTTTTCATCTTTTATGACTTGTAAGGATGCTCTTGCTGCGGCACAACTTACAGGATGTCCGCCGAATGTGGTAATATGGCCCAGCATAGGATTGTCTTTGATTACATCCATAATCTGTTTAGGTGCAACAAATGCGCCCAGAGGCATTCCTCCACCTATACCTTTTGCGAGCATAAGAATGTCGGGGACAATGCCAAAGTGTTCGAAAGCAAAGAGTTTTCCGGTACGTCCGAATCCGGTTTGTATTTCATCAAAGATTAACAGTGTTCCGGTTTCATCGCAGCGTTTGCGCACAGCCTGCATATAAGCCACATCCGGAACACGTACGCCGGCTTCACCCTGAATAGCTTCCAGTATGACGGCTGCGGTCTTATCCGTGATCGCAGACAGATCCGAAAGATCGTTAAAGGTGATAAAGTCTATCTCCGGTAATAAGGGTGCGTAGGCTGTTTGATACTCTTCATTACCGATGAGACTCAAGGCACCCTGCGTGCTTCCGTGGTATGCTTTTTTTGCAGCTATGATCTGTCTTCTTCCTGTGAAACGTTTTGCGATTTTCATGGATCCTTCTACAGCTTCTGCTCCGCTGTTTGTCAGGTATACTGATTCAAAAGAGGGGGGCAGGACCGCCAGCAGATCTGTTGCAAACTGTACCTGTGGCGCCTGTACAAACTCACCATATACAGTTACATGGAGATACTTATCCAGTTGCTGCCGTATTGCCTCCAGTACCTTAGGATGTCTGTGACCTATATTGCTCACATTAAAACCGGATACCAGATCCATATATTGTTGTCCCTGCGGACCATATAAATAAATTCCTTCTGCTTTTTCTACTTCTACCAGACGGGGAGAGTTTGATGTCTGGGCTGTATTCATCAGGAATAATTCACGATTACTTAACATGTTGATTTTGATTTAAATAAAAAGAAGAAGTCTTTTGGACTTCTTCCTGTATTATCTTCGGCCTGAACCGTTTTTTCGGCTTTGCCATTCTTTATAGAGAAGTTCTATGAAATTCTGCTCGATCTCAAAAAATTGTGAAGCCCGTGAATTGCCTATGATACGGGCGAATTTTGCGCGGTATTCTTTCTTGATTTCCAGTTCTTTGGCATCATATGCGATTACATCCCGTGATCCGCCTTGTCTGAAGCCGTTACTTCTACTTGGCGCACTCTGTTTGGGACCAATTTTTTCGTTCCGTATAGCCCACATTTCCTGTGAATACTCATTGTAGAGCGGGAAGAACTGTTGTGCCTCTGAACTGCTCAGGTTGAGCTCTTTGGTAATATAGGCAATTTTCTCGTTCTCTATAGCTTTGAAACGCTCATTATCACGCTGTGCATGAGCAGACAAAGTCAATAGAAATACAAAACAACATGCTGCTAATATCTTTTTCAACTGTAACATCACTTATAATGAATATTTTAAGTACTCTTCAATATCTTCGTTATCAATCTGACTTCCTACGCCGGTTGATTCCTCAGGTTCATAAATATATTGTGTGAAATACACCATATTATCACCACTGTTCGTGGCAGCAAGATAGTTTATAATTTCAGCATCAGATACATTTGCCAGTTCTGAATGTAGATCAGTTGTAGCTGTTTCTTCTTGTTGAATACCGAAATATGCACCCAATCCCAGTATCAGTGTAACCGAGGCCGCAGCTGCATAACGCATCCAGTTGCGACGTTTCAGACCTCCGAT
Proteins encoded in this region:
- the thrA gene encoding bifunctional aspartate kinase/homoserine dehydrogenase I; amino-acid sequence: MKVLKFGGTSVGSADSIRSVLAIVTAAYQAGEKPLVVLSAMSGITNLLTQMAEDAAEGKPFESGIKVLEEKHFEVVRKLIAVKFQNPVFTKLKLFFNEIEDLLQGIYALKELSNQSRDLVVSYGERCSTFLVSKIAEQHLEESLFVDASHYIKTNSNFGHASVNDEITDQLIRALANTNADKLMFVTGFIGSNENGRITTLGRGGSDYTAAIFGSVLNASAIEIWTDVNGMLTADPRIVKKAFSLPVLSYTEAMELSYFGAKVIYPPTMIPAFLKKIPIIIRNTFQPEFEGTVIQFDSGKTSYPIKGISSISDISVINLSGSGMIGKSGFSGRLFTLLAREQINVVLITQSSSEHSITFAVHPDDARKAVQLIEAEFELELEANKLVRPEIENDLSVLAIVGENMKKTPGMSGKLFAALGRNGINVRAIAQGSSEFNISVIISKIDLAKALNAVHDAFFAELKKTLHVFNLGTGNIGSTLFKQLENQHDFLSDKNDIDIKVVGISNSRKMVFSESGINLGNWEEDLNENGIDADLPLFVEKMKAMNLPNCVFIDNTASKIPSSYYEDIFRSNISIVTCNKIANSGKYEQYKSLHDTARKYGVDFFYETNVGAGLPIVRVLKDLMMSGDRIIKIEAILSGTISYIFNNFKENASFYDVVMKAQELGYTEPDPRDDLGGVDFMRKMLILARDAGHAIESEDVDLGAILPEACLKADSVASFYEELKKEDAYFEALKAKAKAENKVIRYIGKLENGKVAISVQLVDETHPFYSLSGSDNIISFTTERYKERPLVVKGPGAGAEVTAAGVFADLVNVGA
- a CDS encoding homoserine kinase, whose product is MELSQLKKDINLEKMLDEIRVFAPATVANMICGFDILGFALDEPGDEVIMKRVSTPGVVITEITGDDGRLPLDPEKNTVSACVQFLLHNLGLQHEVGVEIKLHKHMPIGSGLGSSAASTVAGLFAINALLGSPLSKEELLPYCVEGERLACGTGHADNVAPALFGGITLIRSTEPLDVISLPTPKELYAAVVFPQVDVPTRDARQLIKEKVLLKDAVTQWGNIAGLVAGLFKEDYDLIARSMHDVLIEPTRAILIPQFYEMKQIALDEGALSFGISGSGPSVVAVTRDRTIAENIKARIQHHLNESEIESFGYVSSVNVEGPKVLN
- the thrC gene encoding threonine synthase, which codes for MKLYSTQNKDLRVSFKDAVFNSLPADKGLYMPEVIPQLDPMFIRNIQQYSLEEIAFTVAHALIGQDIPADDLKKIIKDAINFDAPVRFLSKDTAVLELFHGPSYAFKDFGARFMSRVMGYFSQSDDKLLDVLVATSGDTGGAVALGFLGVEGTRVTILYPKGKVSEVQEQQLTTNGQNIRALEVDGTFDDCQALVKKAFNDAELNRELRLTSANSINIARLIPQTFYYFYAYAQLKAQGINQVVFSVPSGNFGNIGAGLLAYKMGLPVEKFVAATNVNDTVPRFLSSGQYQPKPSVQTLANAMDVGDPSNWVRILDLFDQDPEALKKVVTSYTYDDDATKAAMKQLYLEYQYVACPHTAIAWLASQAYLGEHPGQYASVFLSTAHPCKFPDAIDADVFEKVKLPEGAELLSGKEKLAKELPVDYDLFKAYLLENK
- a CDS encoding class I SAM-dependent rRNA methyltransferase; this encodes MKSVILNKGKDKAAWQLHPWVFSGAVNNVSGNVENGEVVSVFNSDREFIAYGIYHNQSRVAVRLLEWHPDAAIDENWWRNRIRKAVEARQHLLTTETNTVRLIFAEADFIPGLIADKYADYISIQVHAAGTENVKAVIIDELTRLLQPKGIYERSDLKSREYEGLPNTNGLLSGELPPEFVDVVENGIRYKVNIIDGQKSGFYCDQRENRYLTAQYVKDKRVLDCFCYSGGFTLNSIQQGAAAVTAVDSSALAIETLERNMVVNGFETSAHRFILSDVNKQLRTFIEEEAKFDVVILDPPKYAPSRSSLEKASRAYKDLNRRGMMLLESGGLLATFSCSGAMDISTFKQVIAWAALDAGKEIQFIRQFHQPEDHPVRASFPEGEYLKGLLVRIL
- a CDS encoding MFS transporter — translated: MVANFKDNKPVFSILFAVSFIHLLNDFVQGIIPSVYPLLKDEHHLTFSQIGMITFVYQMAASIFQPVVGSFTDKRPQPYSQIIGMAFSLVGLILFSYAHSYEIILIAVFLVGVGSSIFHPESSRVAYMASGGKRSLAQSIFQIGGNAGTALAPILVAFFILPKGQQAIVWFAIVPILGKVVALYIGKWYSRKLEHRTTVKNKTISVPDLSNKKITLSVVVLLLLIISKYFYIASITNYFQFFTMEKFGISEVQAQVFLFYFLIAVAVGTLLGGIFGDRFGRKYVIWFSVLGVAPFSLALPYVDFTTTGILIVIIGLILSSAFPSIIVYAQELLPRKLGMVSGLFYGFAFGMGGLGSALLGWYADHTSITFIYHICSYLPLIGIVAYYLPDLQKTTYREVEF
- a CDS encoding SGNH/GDSL hydrolase family protein; its protein translation is MNTNRRSFISKSLLTVGAAVAGTSLLQGRENNLSLPAKGNQISIRKNDIILFQGDSITDAGRQKDNPNPNETSAFGSGYALLAAGSLLSEHASKNIKIFNKGISGNRVPDLQKRWQRDTFDIKPTILSILIGVNDFWRTMDSGASNTAQQYKEQYQKLLDDTLKQLPNVQLIIGEPFGLKGVKHVTDAWYPAFEGYQQAARDVAKEFKAILIPYQTIFDKALAEAPGNYWTTDGVHTSLAGATLMAESWLNTIK
- a CDS encoding aspartate aminotransferase family protein, with the protein product MLSNRELFLMNTAQTSNSPRLVEVEKAEGIYLYGPQGQQYMDLVSGFNVSNIGHRHPKVLEAIRQQLDKYLHVTVYGEFVQAPQVQFATDLLAVLPPSFESVYLTNSGAEAVEGSMKIAKRFTGRRQIIAAKKAYHGSTQGALSLIGNEEYQTAYAPLLPEIDFITFNDLSDLSAITDKTAAVILEAIQGEAGVRVPDVAYMQAVRKRCDETGTLLIFDEIQTGFGRTGKLFAFEHFGIVPDILMLAKGIGGGMPLGAFVAPKQIMDVIKDNPMLGHITTFGGHPVSCAAARASLQVIKDEKLIEQVEEKALLFRQLLQHPKIKEIRGLGLMMCLQLENFDQVYQVSKYCAEHGVMIDWYLHCETALRVAPPLNISTDQIREACTIILAGVEKYT